One genomic region from Manis pentadactyla isolate mManPen7 chromosome 12, mManPen7.hap1, whole genome shotgun sequence encodes:
- the UBXN6 gene encoding UBX domain-containing protein 6 isoform X3, which translates to MAAAAALARLEHKQPRARGPTSQDSIRNQVRKELQAEAAVSGILEAPGTSVVPEPNEEGPAHLEVPGVCFTCPLTGATLRKDQRDACIKEAILSHFSTDPVAASIMKIHTFNKDRDRVKLGVDTIAKYLDNICLHPEEEKYRKIKLQNKVFQERINCLEGTHEFFEAIGFQKALLPVPDQEGPEEFYVLSEAALAQPQSLEKHKEQLQSAEPVRASLARQRRLFRPSPLASQFDLPRDFFNLTAEEVKREQRLRSEAVERLSMLRTKAMREREEQREMRKYTYTLLRVRFPDGCLLQGTFYARERMAALYGFVREALQNDWLPFELLASGGQKLSEDENLAFNECGLVPSALLTFSWDVAVLEDIKAAGTNPDSSILKPELFSAMEKLS; encoded by the exons ATGGCGGCCGCAGCGGCGCTGGCCCGGCTGGAGCACAAGCAGCCCAGGGCCCGGGGCCCCACGTCACAGGACTCCATCCGGAACCAGG TGAGAAAGGAACTTCAAGCTGAAGCGGCTGTCAGCGGGATCCTGGAGGCCCCAGGGACCAGTGTG GTACCTGAGCCTAACGAGGAAGGCCCGGCCCACTTGGAGGTGCCTGGAGTGTGCTTCACCTGCCCGCTCACAGGGGCCACCCTGAGGAAGGACCAGCGGGACGCCTGCATCAAAGAGGCCATCCTCTCG CACTTTTCCACTGACCCCGTGGCTGCCTCCATCATGAAGATCCACACGTTCAACAAAGACCGTGACAGGGTGAAGCTGGGCGTGGACACCATCGCCAA GTACCTGGACAACATCTGCCTGCATCCTGAGGAGGAGAAGTACCGGAAGATCAAGCTGCAGAACAAGGTGTTCCAG GAGCGCATTAACTGCCTGGAAGGGACCCATGAGTTTTTTGAGGCCATCGGCTTCCAAAAGGCACTGCTTCCGGTTCCTGACCAGG AGGGCCCTGAGGAGTTCTACGTGCTGAGCGAGGCCGCGCTGGCCCAGCCCCAGAGCCTGGAGAAGCACAAGGAGCAGCTGCAGAGCGCCGAGCCCGTGCGGGCCTCCCTGGCCCGCCAGCGCCGGCTCTTCCGGCCTTCGCCTCTGGCCTCCCAGTTCGACCTGCCCAGGGACTTCTTCAACCTCACGGCGGAGGAGGTCAAGCGGGAGCAGAGGCTCAGGTCCGAGGCTGTGGAGCGGCTGAGCATGCTGCGGACCAAGGCCATGCGGGAGAGGGAGGAGCAGCGGGAGATGCGCAAATACACCTACACGCTGCTGCGGGTCCGCTTCCCCGACGGCTGCCTCCTGCAGG GGACCTTCTATGCCCGAGAGCGGATGGCGGCACTCTACGGGTTTGTGCGGGAGGCCTTGCAGAATGACTGGCTCCCTTTTGAGCTGCTGGCCTCGGGTGGGCAGAAGTTGTCAGAGGACGAGAACTTGGCCTTCAACGAGTGTGGGCTG GTGCCCTCAGCCCTCCTGACGTTCTCGTGGGATGTAGCAGTGCTCGAGGACATCAAGGCCGCGGGGACGAACCCAGACTCATCTATCCTGAAACCTGAGCTCTTCTCGGCCATGGAGAAGCTCTCATGA
- the UBXN6 gene encoding UBX domain-containing protein 6 isoform X2, with protein MKKFFQEIKADIKFKSAGPGQKLTESVGEKIPKEKARQPAHRQPRQGPTDEAQMAAAAALARLEHKQPRARGPTSQDSIRNQVRKELQAEAAVSGILEAPGTSVVPEPNEEGPAHLEVPGVCFTCPLTGATLRKDQRDACIKEAILSHFSTDPVAASIMKIHTFNKDRDRVKLGVDTIAKYLDNICLHPEEEKYRKIKLQNKVFQERINCLEGTHEFFEAIGFQKALLPVPDQEGPEEFYVLSEAALAQPQSLEKHKEQLQSAEPVRASLARQRRLFRPSPLASQFDLPRDFFNLTAEEVKREQRLRSEAVERLSMLRTKAMREREEQREMRKYTYTLLRVRFPDGCLLQGTFYARERMAALYGFVREALQNDWLPFELLASGGQKLSEDENLAFNECGLFPSYKMGIGKC; from the exons ATGAAGAAATTCTTCCAGGAGATCAAGGCCGACATCAAGTTCAAGAGCGCGGGTCCCGGTCAGAAGCTCACGGAGTCGGTGGG GGAGAAAATCCCCAAAGAAAAAGCTAGGCAGCCGGCGCACCGGCAGCCTCGCCAGGGACCCACCGATGAGGCGCAGATGGCGGCCGCAGCGGCGCTGGCCCGGCTGGAGCACAAGCAGCCCAGGGCCCGGGGCCCCACGTCACAGGACTCCATCCGGAACCAGG TGAGAAAGGAACTTCAAGCTGAAGCGGCTGTCAGCGGGATCCTGGAGGCCCCAGGGACCAGTGTG GTACCTGAGCCTAACGAGGAAGGCCCGGCCCACTTGGAGGTGCCTGGAGTGTGCTTCACCTGCCCGCTCACAGGGGCCACCCTGAGGAAGGACCAGCGGGACGCCTGCATCAAAGAGGCCATCCTCTCG CACTTTTCCACTGACCCCGTGGCTGCCTCCATCATGAAGATCCACACGTTCAACAAAGACCGTGACAGGGTGAAGCTGGGCGTGGACACCATCGCCAA GTACCTGGACAACATCTGCCTGCATCCTGAGGAGGAGAAGTACCGGAAGATCAAGCTGCAGAACAAGGTGTTCCAG GAGCGCATTAACTGCCTGGAAGGGACCCATGAGTTTTTTGAGGCCATCGGCTTCCAAAAGGCACTGCTTCCGGTTCCTGACCAGG AGGGCCCTGAGGAGTTCTACGTGCTGAGCGAGGCCGCGCTGGCCCAGCCCCAGAGCCTGGAGAAGCACAAGGAGCAGCTGCAGAGCGCCGAGCCCGTGCGGGCCTCCCTGGCCCGCCAGCGCCGGCTCTTCCGGCCTTCGCCTCTGGCCTCCCAGTTCGACCTGCCCAGGGACTTCTTCAACCTCACGGCGGAGGAGGTCAAGCGGGAGCAGAGGCTCAGGTCCGAGGCTGTGGAGCGGCTGAGCATGCTGCGGACCAAGGCCATGCGGGAGAGGGAGGAGCAGCGGGAGATGCGCAAATACACCTACACGCTGCTGCGGGTCCGCTTCCCCGACGGCTGCCTCCTGCAGG GGACCTTCTATGCCCGAGAGCGGATGGCGGCACTCTACGGGTTTGTGCGGGAGGCCTTGCAGAATGACTGGCTCCCTTTTGAGCTGCTGGCCTCGGGTGGGCAGAAGTTGTCAGAGGACGAGAACTTGGCCTTCAACGAGTGTGGGCTG tttcccagctataaaatgggaattgGCAAGTGTTGA
- the UBXN6 gene encoding UBX domain-containing protein 6 isoform X4, with amino-acid sequence MKKFFQEIKADIKFKSAGPGQKLTESVGEKIPKEKARQPAHRQPRQGPTDEAQMAAAAALARLEHKQPRARGPTSQDSIRNQVRKELQAEAAVSGILEAPGTSVVPEPNEEGPAHLEVPGVCFTCPLTGATLRKDQRDACIKEAILSHFSTDPVAASIMKIHTFNKDRDRVKLGVDTIAKYLDNICLHPEEEKYRKIKLQNKVFQERINCLEGTHEFFEAIGFQKALLPVPDQEGPEEFYVLSEAALAQPQSLEKHKEQLQSAEPVRASLARQRRLFRPSPLASQFDLPRDFFNLTAEEVKREQRLRSEAVERLSMLRTKAMREREEQREMRKYTYTLLRVRFPDGCLLQGAEGCVV; translated from the exons ATGAAGAAATTCTTCCAGGAGATCAAGGCCGACATCAAGTTCAAGAGCGCGGGTCCCGGTCAGAAGCTCACGGAGTCGGTGGG GGAGAAAATCCCCAAAGAAAAAGCTAGGCAGCCGGCGCACCGGCAGCCTCGCCAGGGACCCACCGATGAGGCGCAGATGGCGGCCGCAGCGGCGCTGGCCCGGCTGGAGCACAAGCAGCCCAGGGCCCGGGGCCCCACGTCACAGGACTCCATCCGGAACCAGG TGAGAAAGGAACTTCAAGCTGAAGCGGCTGTCAGCGGGATCCTGGAGGCCCCAGGGACCAGTGTG GTACCTGAGCCTAACGAGGAAGGCCCGGCCCACTTGGAGGTGCCTGGAGTGTGCTTCACCTGCCCGCTCACAGGGGCCACCCTGAGGAAGGACCAGCGGGACGCCTGCATCAAAGAGGCCATCCTCTCG CACTTTTCCACTGACCCCGTGGCTGCCTCCATCATGAAGATCCACACGTTCAACAAAGACCGTGACAGGGTGAAGCTGGGCGTGGACACCATCGCCAA GTACCTGGACAACATCTGCCTGCATCCTGAGGAGGAGAAGTACCGGAAGATCAAGCTGCAGAACAAGGTGTTCCAG GAGCGCATTAACTGCCTGGAAGGGACCCATGAGTTTTTTGAGGCCATCGGCTTCCAAAAGGCACTGCTTCCGGTTCCTGACCAGG AGGGCCCTGAGGAGTTCTACGTGCTGAGCGAGGCCGCGCTGGCCCAGCCCCAGAGCCTGGAGAAGCACAAGGAGCAGCTGCAGAGCGCCGAGCCCGTGCGGGCCTCCCTGGCCCGCCAGCGCCGGCTCTTCCGGCCTTCGCCTCTGGCCTCCCAGTTCGACCTGCCCAGGGACTTCTTCAACCTCACGGCGGAGGAGGTCAAGCGGGAGCAGAGGCTCAGGTCCGAGGCTGTGGAGCGGCTGAGCATGCTGCGGACCAAGGCCATGCGGGAGAGGGAGGAGCAGCGGGAGATGCGCAAATACACCTACACGCTGCTGCGGGTCCGCTTCCCCGACGGCTGCCTCCTGCAGG GAGCAGAAGGCTGTGTGGTCTGA
- the UBXN6 gene encoding UBX domain-containing protein 6 isoform X1 translates to MKKFFQEIKADIKFKSAGPGQKLTESVGEKIPKEKARQPAHRQPRQGPTDEAQMAAAAALARLEHKQPRARGPTSQDSIRNQVRKELQAEAAVSGILEAPGTSVVPEPNEEGPAHLEVPGVCFTCPLTGATLRKDQRDACIKEAILSHFSTDPVAASIMKIHTFNKDRDRVKLGVDTIAKYLDNICLHPEEEKYRKIKLQNKVFQERINCLEGTHEFFEAIGFQKALLPVPDQEGPEEFYVLSEAALAQPQSLEKHKEQLQSAEPVRASLARQRRLFRPSPLASQFDLPRDFFNLTAEEVKREQRLRSEAVERLSMLRTKAMREREEQREMRKYTYTLLRVRFPDGCLLQGTFYARERMAALYGFVREALQNDWLPFELLASGGQKLSEDENLAFNECGLVPSALLTFSWDVAVLEDIKAAGTNPDSSILKPELFSAMEKLS, encoded by the exons ATGAAGAAATTCTTCCAGGAGATCAAGGCCGACATCAAGTTCAAGAGCGCGGGTCCCGGTCAGAAGCTCACGGAGTCGGTGGG GGAGAAAATCCCCAAAGAAAAAGCTAGGCAGCCGGCGCACCGGCAGCCTCGCCAGGGACCCACCGATGAGGCGCAGATGGCGGCCGCAGCGGCGCTGGCCCGGCTGGAGCACAAGCAGCCCAGGGCCCGGGGCCCCACGTCACAGGACTCCATCCGGAACCAGG TGAGAAAGGAACTTCAAGCTGAAGCGGCTGTCAGCGGGATCCTGGAGGCCCCAGGGACCAGTGTG GTACCTGAGCCTAACGAGGAAGGCCCGGCCCACTTGGAGGTGCCTGGAGTGTGCTTCACCTGCCCGCTCACAGGGGCCACCCTGAGGAAGGACCAGCGGGACGCCTGCATCAAAGAGGCCATCCTCTCG CACTTTTCCACTGACCCCGTGGCTGCCTCCATCATGAAGATCCACACGTTCAACAAAGACCGTGACAGGGTGAAGCTGGGCGTGGACACCATCGCCAA GTACCTGGACAACATCTGCCTGCATCCTGAGGAGGAGAAGTACCGGAAGATCAAGCTGCAGAACAAGGTGTTCCAG GAGCGCATTAACTGCCTGGAAGGGACCCATGAGTTTTTTGAGGCCATCGGCTTCCAAAAGGCACTGCTTCCGGTTCCTGACCAGG AGGGCCCTGAGGAGTTCTACGTGCTGAGCGAGGCCGCGCTGGCCCAGCCCCAGAGCCTGGAGAAGCACAAGGAGCAGCTGCAGAGCGCCGAGCCCGTGCGGGCCTCCCTGGCCCGCCAGCGCCGGCTCTTCCGGCCTTCGCCTCTGGCCTCCCAGTTCGACCTGCCCAGGGACTTCTTCAACCTCACGGCGGAGGAGGTCAAGCGGGAGCAGAGGCTCAGGTCCGAGGCTGTGGAGCGGCTGAGCATGCTGCGGACCAAGGCCATGCGGGAGAGGGAGGAGCAGCGGGAGATGCGCAAATACACCTACACGCTGCTGCGGGTCCGCTTCCCCGACGGCTGCCTCCTGCAGG GGACCTTCTATGCCCGAGAGCGGATGGCGGCACTCTACGGGTTTGTGCGGGAGGCCTTGCAGAATGACTGGCTCCCTTTTGAGCTGCTGGCCTCGGGTGGGCAGAAGTTGTCAGAGGACGAGAACTTGGCCTTCAACGAGTGTGGGCTG GTGCCCTCAGCCCTCCTGACGTTCTCGTGGGATGTAGCAGTGCTCGAGGACATCAAGGCCGCGGGGACGAACCCAGACTCATCTATCCTGAAACCTGAGCTCTTCTCGGCCATGGAGAAGCTCTCATGA